Within the Malus sylvestris chromosome 4, drMalSylv7.2, whole genome shotgun sequence genome, the region GTTAATGTGTTTCACAATGTTCTGCACACCAGGCAGAAGAGAATGCCAAGCCAACCTACAGCTCCCTCGAGCCGGTGGACAAGAAGAAGGGAGGGCTCACTGCCTCCAGCTTCATTTTCGGTAAGTAGCCATTCTCAGAAAAAGGGTGTGCGGAAATCCCTTCTGTGCAGAATTCTATCTGGTTATACTGCTTGCTTTTGTATATATTGGTTTACACTGCATTTTTTTCTTGCCTGTGTAGTGTTGCTGGCGTTGGACAGCATGGGATTCGTCGCGAATATGGTCAGCATGGTGCTGTACTTTATGTACGTGATGCATTTTGATCTGGCGCACTCCTCCAACCTTCTCACAAACTTCATGGGATCAACTTTCCTCCTCTCCCTCGTTGGAGGCTTCATATCGGACACATACTTGAGCAGATTCACAACATGCCTGATTTTTGGCGTAATTGAGATActggtaaagaaaaaaaattcatatgatTTGGTATATTTTCTTCTGGTTCTCCAGTTCTACTTATgtcacaaaattttataaaatttgtttCACTTTTAGGCTTTGGTGATGATGACAACGCAAGCTTATTCAAAGCATTTGCACCCAACAAAAACTTGCCTTTCAAATTGTGTCCAAGGCCGTATCGCCGCAATGCTATATGGATCCCTGTGCTTGTTGGCACTGGGAACAGGTGGCGTGAGGGGAGCGCTGCCGGCACTTGGTGCTGACCAGTTTAACCGGAAAGAGGAAGCAAAGTTGCTGGCGACGTTTTTCAATTGGTTTATGCTCAGTACTACAGCTGGagcaactattggtgtcacggcCATTGTGTATGTGAGCATGAATGTAGATTGGTACTGGGGTTTCTTTATATCAACTATTGCAGCCGTTATTGGGTTCTCTGTTCTTGCAATGGGTAAGCCTTTCTATCGCCTCCAAGTCCCCGGTGACAGCCCCATCATAAGGATCGTTCAGgtctgcctctctctctctctctctctctctctctctctctgtctctctgttaAAGGCCTTTCTATCTAGTCAAACTCAATTAGCACAACATTTTCACACATGTCGGAATATTGTGACAGGTTATTGTCGTTGCGATAAAAAATAGGCGTTTACCGCAGCCAGAGAGCTCGCATGAACTGTATGAGATTAGTGAGAAGGAATCAAATTATACGGAAGAAAAAATTGCCCATACACATCAATTCAGGTACCATTACATTAATTTATGATTAGTGAGAGTCAAATTTACCCTTATATGTCATGCACTGAAATTGTCAAATTACCTTTTATGCGCCTCACACCTGCGATTTCCAAAAGAAATTGGTGCCTTATAGGTTATGACACATTGTACTAATTGTTTTTTCTAATGGTATTGAATCAGTTGTCTGGACAAAGCAGCCATACTTGGCAAAGGCTCCAAGCCCGAACCATGGAAGGTTTGCACAGTAACACAAGTGGAAGAAGTGAAGGTCCTGACAAGAATGTTGCCAATTCTCTTCAGCACCATCATAATGAACACTTGTTTGGCACAACTCCAAACATTCTCAGTCCAACAAGGAAGCATCATGGACCTCCACTTGGGCTCCATCAAGGTTCCGGCGCCATCTATCCCCGTCATTCCTCTCCTCTTCATGTCCATCCTCATCCCACTGTATGAGTACTTCTTCGTGCCTTTCGCGAGAAAGATCACAAAGCACCCAGCAGGCATAACGCAGCTTCAGCGCGTTGGTGTTGGACTAGTCCTCTCCGCAATCTCAATGGCGGTAGCGGGCCTGGTGGAGGTGAAAAGAAAGAACCAAGCCAACAAGGACTTCACAAAGCCGATATCTCTCTTCTGGCTTTCGTTCCAATACGCTATTTTCGGCATTGCTGACATGTTTACCCTAGTAGGGTTACTTGAATTCTTCTACAAGGAAGCTCCAGCAGGGATGAAATCGCTTTCTACTTCATTCACTTTTCTTTCACTTTCTTTTGGGTACTTCTTGAGCTCAGTTTTCGTTGACTTGATCAATGCCGTGACGAAAAGAGTTGCTCCGAGCAAACAAGGATGGCTCTATGGAAAAGacctaaacaaaaacaatttgcAGCTATTTTACTATTTCTTGGCAATCCTTAGCTGCATCAACTTTGTGAACTATGTATATTGGGCTTCATGGTACAAGTACAAAGCAGATGAGACAGATCTAAAGCTGCAGCTTAAAACTTTGCACCAAACACCTCTCATGCACAATGATACAAGTGTTGTTCAAGAAAGTGGAAGCAAGATTGATGAAGCTGCTACCTCCACTgaggaaaataaagaaaaggtgGCAACATGAAGGTcaaaataagagagagagagagagagagagagagagaggctttgTTAAACCCTAACATCACAAAATCCACAAATCATGAAAAACCATTagctaataaataatattgcTCTGAATAAAAAATATCGTACCTTTATGCCCATTACAGTAGGAAAGAGAGAGTGAAACGCAGAGAGGGAAGAGAAAGGGTTTCTGGCTGGAGTAAATGGACGCAGAAGACTATGTACAATGGTTCGGCTACACAGGCTTACGCTTTGTATTGGGTAGTTTTTTGTATTTGGGCCCTCAAGCTTTGGGAGTCTTCTTGATATAAGATTATGGACTGTAATTTGGGCTTTCTACTCCACTGAaacttttattaatttgttgGAATTTTAGTGAAACGCATTTTTCATAAATTCTGTTTGATCATGAATCAAATGCGATATATGTTTGATTGtatgaaataaatttaaattgatCTCTGTTTGTTCGTATGTGATAAATATACCTCAACAGTTATATGATACGTAGTTATTCTGGTATGAGAAAGAATGTAGTTTAAATCTTTATTCTCGAAGtttagattattgttttaagtagAATATTACTTCTataatttttgttgttattgAGAATTTTGGGGTTAGCTAGTGATTAGCGATGATGGTTGGTAAGAGTAGGCAAGGTTTAAGGTTATAATCCTTTAATTTCATAAAATCGAAAAGAAAAAAcgcatttaattttttttgagaTTCTTGAGAAGCTCAAGGGAAGATCCATAGATGGACCAAGGTTATCCCGGCACGCACCCAATGTCGGTAAAGCACCAATGAAGGTCCTCCGGGGACCCTCCAATGTTTCGACATGGAGACTGGTTTATGCCTATGGTTATTTACGGGTTATGTCCGGGCAATTTGTTTATTGGGTTAACTGACATATAGTTAGGCCAATCAAAATTCTAGTGCATGATGCATCCATGGAGGAGTTGGGAAGTTACAGAAGCTTTCTCGCAAGGAAGAAGATAAATGTTGACCTCTTTTTTTAATTGGTCCTGTGTCAGTCATTTCTTGCTTTATCTTACTAACTTTAAATGAAATGAACTGTTTCATAGACATGACCCTCACCTAATATGGGTTAGAATTCAAATGAATTTAAATGGTGAAAAAGCCCAATAAGTTGACCTTTTATTTAGGAAAGCTAatagaaaaacatttttttttcttttctttctccatAAAGTATAGTAAAGCTGACGTTGAGGtaaatttttgtaatttactAAATTGTAATGTTGTTTTATCATGATTTATGAATAAAGAGTGTTATTGCGTAACTCTCAATGTTATtttcatccaattttttttaaacgttTTAGATTAGAACCCATCAATCAAAATTCTAAATTCTTCACTATAGAAGCTTTTATTGTAAGGAATAATTTATTAGTTGCGTAATGATTGAGATAAAgataaaatgtgtgtgtgtgtgtgtgtgtgtggtacTAGGGCATATTCTCCCCTAACATTGTGTAGCAGTTAGCTAGCTACTCTTACTGGAAGCCATTGGCGTTCTCTATGCACCACCCATACCAGTATCACATAATTGAAAGTGAACATATTACCCTTTTTTGGCgctggaaaagaagatgaacCTTAACAGATAAAATCTGACAAAACAAGTACTTACTATGAAGAATGTGGACTGATAAAAAGCTGCAGAAAAAAGGCTACAACTGACGGTAAAATCTTCAGGTAAAAAGAAGAGAAGGCAAAGGGGAAGGCGGTGGAGCATGCTGCATATGCAACAACTTTGGAAAAAAGCATACAAAAATCAAAAGAGGAGTTGATGGAGataagagaaagaaagatgaTGGAAGTAGAAATGTGAGGTGGGGACAACTCCTGCTTTAATCATGGAAGAGAATATTTCTGGAAAATGCATAGGCACTTAGACAGGAAGCATCATCAGCAACCTCTGTGACTAACTTTTCTTACATCAAAGCCATTTTTGAGCTGAAGGTCCAACTATTTAGGGAGAGTGGTTTTCCTTGTCAAGTTCAAGTTGTTGGAgaattaaatcaaatttcagtTATTGAGTTAGAGGCATGAATAAGGATTAATGAAGATAGAAGCCCTAGAGTTGTAATGTTTGAAACTACCGGTCATAATATTTATTTCTCCAGATGTTTCAGTTACAAAGTTGttcttaattaactaaataaattaAGATGTATTGTAGCAGCTATGAAAGTCATGATCAtgttattaaactaaacatggtaactAGTAAAAATATACATGacaatatttgagaatttcttcaatattcattaatctccaaagtggagtatatataggagttacaattggtattacatatgtacttcactaatgtgggacaataaactactatttacccTTTAACTAATAAATAACtatcaacactccccctcaagttggtgcaaagatatCACGCATGCACAACTTGTCAAAcgagttggaaaacacactatTAGACATAGCCTTAGTAAGAACATCAAcaagttgatcttcagatcCCACACacggaaacataataattccaggatccaatttttccttgatgaaatgtcgatcaatctccacttgttttgttcgatcatgttgcactggattatgagcaatctcaatagcagTCTTGTTATCATaatgaagtttcatagcaccCTTGGTTTAAATccaagatctctcaacaattttttcaatcacaacaactcacatacaccatgagacataccacgaaactcagCTTCTGTACTTGACCTAGCCactactttttgtttcttgcttctccaagtaactaaattactatctacaaacgtaaagtatccagatgtagatCGTCGATCAGTGTTAtaacctgcccaatctgcatctgtatacccttcaacattcaaatgaccatttttgGAGAAAACTAAGCCTCTGCTaggagccatcttcaagtacctcaaaatacaggttactgcatccatatgagcttcactaggtgagtgcataaactgacttaccacactaatcgcataagcaatgtcagggcgagtatgagacaaataaattaatctccccacaagccCTTGATACCATTCCTTATGAGTAAGAACTTGATTTGGAAATAAGCCCAGACGATGATTTTACTCAATCAGAgtatcaacaggtttgcaatctaacatactTGTGTTacctaacaaatcaagaacatacttccgttgagacagaaaaataccatgcttggatcgtgcaacctcgattccaagaaaatacttcaattcacccaattctttcatctcaaattcagtagctaggtacttttgaagCCGTTGTATCTCCTTCTGATCATCACTTGTCACTATcaagtcatcaacataaataatcaatgcagttagcttaccattttgtcgctttagaaacaaagtatgatttGAATGACTATGGATATATCCAAACTTCgtcattgaacttgtaaacctcccaaaccatgCTCTAAGAGATTGT harbors:
- the LOC126618273 gene encoding protein NRT1/ PTR FAMILY 4.5-like; amino-acid sequence: MVSKKTLNLLSVHAEENAKPTYSSLEPVDKKKGGLTASSFIFVLLALDSMGFVANMVSMVLYFMYVMHFDLAHSSNLLTNFMGSTFLLSLVGGFISDTYLSRFTTCLIFGVIEILALVMMTTQAYSKHLHPTKTCLSNCVQGRIAAMLYGSLCLLALGTGGVRGALPALGADQFNRKEEAKLLATFFNWFMLSTTAGATIGVTAIVYVSMNVDWYWGFFISTIAAVIGFSVLAMGKPFYRLQVPGDSPIIRIVQVIVVAIKNRRLPQPESSHELYEISEKESNYTEEKIAHTHQFSCLDKAAILGKGSKPEPWKVCTVTQVEEVKVLTRMLPILFSTIIMNTCLAQLQTFSVQQGSIMDLHLGSIKVPAPSIPVIPLLFMSILIPLYEYFFVPFARKITKHPAGITQLQRVGVGLVLSAISMAVAGLVEVKRKNQANKDFTKPISLFWLSFQYAIFGIADMFTLVGLLEFFYKEAPAGMKSLSTSFTFLSLSFGYFLSSVFVDLINAVTKRVAPSKQGWLYGKDLNKNNLQLFYYFLAILSCINFVNYVYWASWYKYKADETDLKLQLKTLHQTPLMHNDTSVVQESGSKIDEAATSTEENKEKVAT